Below is a genomic region from Caulobacter rhizosphaerae.
TGAAACAAGACATTCACCCCGACTACCACTTCATCACCGTCACCCTGACCGACGGGACCACCTATCAGACCCGTTCGACCTACGGGAAAGAAGGCGCGACCCTGGCGCTGGACATCGATCCGCGCGTGCACCCGGCCTGGACCGGCGGCAACAGCCAGATGCTCGACCGCGGCGGCCGCGTCTCGCGCTTCAACGCCAAGTTCGCCGGCTTCACCGCCAAGAAGTAAGCGTCTCACGCTTCTCGCCGTAAGGGCGACGAAAGGCCGGTTCCGCGTTCGCGGGCCGGCCTTTTCCGTTTCGGGCGCCGATTAGCCGCGAGGTCGGGACAGCACCCAGACCAGCGGGTCGATCACGGCGTGGCTGTCGATATCGATCTGGTCGCACCGTTTCACGTCCGCCACCAGCAGCTGCTGCAGGCTCGACGTAACGTAGAGCCCCGTTTCCGTGCGAACTGACGGCTCGGTCTCAGGGCGGCAAGTGACATAGGCCTCGGTGTCAGGGCCCACTTTCAGGACGCCCAGGCTCCAGCCGCCGCGTCCCACGTGGCGGGCCCCGATCGCAGAGCCTTCGATGCCCAGATCAAGATCCACCGGCGCACCTGTGAGATTGTGCGCCACCACCAGTACATAGGGCTGGAATGTCAGGCTGAACGTGGCGGCGCCCAGGGCAAGAACCACCGCGACGCAGGTCAGAAGGATCCTGAAACCCGGCAGCCAGACAGCTTCGCGTCGCCTCACGCCACCCCGAACGCCGCGCTCAGGCGGTCGAACTGCGCCTGCACGGGACGGGGCGCTTCCTCGTCGGCGGCGGCTTCAAGATACATGCGCTTGTCCAGGTGGCGGACGCGCTCATACAGCCGCTCGGAGCGCTGCAGCAGGTTGACCAGGCCGAAGGGCAGATCCTCGACGGCGGCGGGTTCGCCGGCTTCCAGGCCCAGGCGATAGTTCTCCGCGCAGGCGGCCTCGGCGGCCATCTCGCCTTCCTTGACCGCGCGCTGGACCAGCAGCCACGAGGCCACCTGCATCAGCCGCGTGGTCAGGCGCATGCTTTCGCTGGCGTAGGCCAGCGCCGCATTGCGCGAGAGGATCTTGCTGTCATGGCGTCCGGCCCCATCGAGATAGGCGGCGGTCTCCTCGACCAGCGTCATGCCCTCCTCGAACGTCCGGTCGAAAAGCTCGGAGCGAGCGAAGTCCTGGATCACGCCAGCACGCCAGGGGGCCGCGGCCACGTTCAACTCGGTCATAGCTACTCAATGCCCCTTCGAAAGGCCGCGAGAAGGTCCCGCCGGACAGGAGGACTGCAACCCCCGTGCCAGACATGATCGTCCCGTTTCGCGACCGCCCCGCCCCCAGGTCCGTTTCAAGCTCGTGTCCGAGTCCGATATCCGAGTCAGGCGGGTCCGAGACTCCGCCTGTAGCGTAAACCGATCGTTAGTCTAGGCGACCAAACAGCGCATTGGCCGCGTCGCGCCCCGCCTTTTTCTTGCTGAGCTGGGCGCGGGTGCGGGCGATTTCCGCTTCCAGCGCCTCGATCCGCTCTTCCAGTTCCGCCACGCCATAGGTGTCCAGGTCCTCGTGCGTGGTGGCGTTGAGCGCATCGCCACGGAAGGCGCGCGGCTCGACCGGTTCTTCGATCATCCGATCGGTCTCCCTTTGCTCGACCCCTTTTCGATCCTTCATCTGACGCCTACCAAGGGCGCGACGCAAGCCTCACGGGATGTCCGCCCATGTCCGACCCGATGTCCGACACCATGACCGCCATCGCCGTCGAGGGCGGCAAGGGAGCGGCCGACGCGCTCCGTCCCGGGATTGTCGAGCGCCCGCGACCGGGCCCGGGTCAGATCCTGATCCGCGTGCGGGCCGCGGGGGTGAACCGTCCAGACCTGCTGCAGCGCCTGGGGTTCTATCCGCCGCCGCCCGGCGCCCCGGCCACCCTCGGCCTGGAAGTCGCCGGCGAGGTCGTTACCGGCGCGGGACGCTGGAAAGCCGGCGACAAGGTCTGCGCCCTGCTGGGCGGCGGGGGCTACGCCCAGTACGCCGTGGTCGACGCTCGCCACGCCCTGCCGATCCCCGACGGTTTCGACTTCGCCCATGCCGCCGCCCTGCCGGAAACCGTGTTCACCGTGTTCGCCAACGTGTTCGAACATGGCGCGCTCAAGGTTGGCGAGACGCTGCTGATTCACGGCGGGACGTCCGGTATCGGGACAACGGCGATCGCCATGGCCAAGGCGCACGGCGCGCGGGTGATCGCCACCGGCCGCGGCGCCGACAAGAAGGCCCAGGCCCTGGCCCTGGGCGCCGACATCGCTGTCGACGCCAAGGCCGAGGACTTCGCCGAGGTCGCCAGGGCGGCCGGCGGGGTCGACGTGGTGCTGGACATGGTCGGGGCCAGCTATCTCGACCGCAACCTCGAGGCCCTGAACACCGGCGGCCGCATCGTCTACATCGCCGCCCTGGCCGGGCCGGTGCTGGAGGTTCCGGTGATGAAGATCATGCAGAAGCGCGCGGTGATCACCGGCTCGACCCTGCGCCCGCGCTCGGCCGATGAAAAGGCTCGCCTGGCCGCCGAGATCGAGCGCGTGGTCTGGCCGTGGATCGCGGCCGGCAAGCTGGCGCCGGTGATCGACGCCACCTTTCCGCTGGAAGAGGCCGCCGCCGCCCACGCCCACCTCGAAGCCGGCGAACACGTGGGCAAGGTGGTGCTGCTGACCTAGACCTGGGAGGAAGCAAGAGTCGGCCGTTCCGATCCCGCGGCGTTATAACCCAGCGACCTACCGCCCACTGTTCGTAAACCCCTTACGGGCACATGATATCGTCCCTAGCGTTTCCCGAAGGGCTCGATGCAGGCTTTCAACGATCAGGATCCGGTACAAGGTGCCTTGGAAAACGCCGAGCAGCGCGGGGGCGTGGCTGCAAACGGCAAGCCCAGCCTGACCATCGAGGAGGCCGGCCTGCACCTGGTCCGCGGCGAGCCCGGATGGTCCGCGGCCCTCGGCCAGGCCGCGACGGTCAGCTACGCCTTCCGCTCCACTGCGCCGGCCACCATGCCGGAGGACACCGGCGGCTTCTCGCGCTTCAACGCCGCCCAGATCGCCCAGACGGAACTGGCGCTGGCGTCCTGGAGCGACGTGGCCAACATCACCTTCGTCCGCACCGGTTCGGGGTCCAGCGGCGAACAGGCCTATTCGAACTCGGCCTCGATCCTGTTCGCCAACTACGCCACCGGCGCGGAGGGGGCCGCCGCGTTCGGCAACTATCCCGGCAACACCAGCTTCGCCTCGGCGTCGGGCGACGTGTGGGTGAACAGCACGCTCGGCTACAACGCCCATCCCGTGCAGGGCGGCTACGGCGGCCTGGTGTTGGTCCACGAAATCGGCCACGCCATCGGCCTGGCCCACCCCGGCGACTATAACGCCGAGGACGGCGTCACGATCACGTACGCCGCCAACGCCGAGTACTACGAGGACTCGCTGCAGTTCACGGTGATGAGCTACTTCGATGAGGACGAAACCGGCGCGAACTTTCACGGCGCCTACGCCGCCGCCCCCATGTTGGACGACATCTCGGCCGCGCAGCAAGAATACGGCGCCAATATCACCACGCGTACGGGCGACACCGTCTACGGTTTCGGTTCGACCGCCGGCCGCCCCTGGTTCGCCGCGACCGTCAGCGATTCGACGCTGATCTTCGCCGTTTGGGACGCGGGCGGCGTCGATACATTCAACTTCTCGGGTTATTCCACCGGTCAAGTCATCGACCTGCAACCCGGGCATTTCTCCAGCGTCGGCGGCTTGATCGGCAATGTGGCGATCGCCCTGAACGTCGGCATCGAGAACGCGCTCGGCGGCTCGGGCGTCGACACCATCACCGGCAATGCGCTGGCCAACCGGCTGGAGGGTCTGGCTGGCGGCGATGCGCTCTATGGCCTGGCCGGCGACGACGTCCTCTTCGGCGGCGACAGCCAGGACCAGCTCTATGGCGGCGACGGCAACGACCACCTGTACGGCGGCGCCGGCGGCGACTTCATCGATGGCGGCACCGGCTACGACCTCGCGCGCTATGACGACGCGGCGGCCGCGGTGACGGTGAATCTATCGACGGGCGCGGGCGCGAACGGCGCGATCGGCGACACCTATATTTCGATCGAAGGCGTGATCGGCTCGAACTTCAGCGACGTGCTCGTCGGCGACGCCGGCGACAATGTCCTTTACGGTCAGGCCGGCGACGACGCCCTCTTCGCCGGCGCGGGTCGCAACAGCCTCTACGGCGGCGCGGGCGGTGACCATCTCTACTCCGGAAGCGGCGCCGACCTGATGGACGGCGGCGACGGCTACGATCTGGTCCGCTACGACGCCGCGGCCTCGGGCGTGTCGGTGGATCTGTCGGCCCAGCGCGGTCTTGCCGGCGAAGCCGCCGGCGACGCCTACGTCTCGATCGAGGGCGTGATCGGTTCGACCTTCGCGGACATCGTGACGGGCGACGCCGCGGCGAACGTCATCTACGGCCTGGCCTCGGATGATGTTCTCTACGGCCTAGGCGGCGCCGACCAGCTGTTCGGCGGAGACGGCAACGACTTTCTCTACGGCGGCTTCGGCGCCGACCTGCTGGACGGCGGCGCGGGCTACGACCTGGCGCGCTTTGACAGCGCCGGTCCGGCCTTCATCATCGTCGACCTCAAGAATGGCGTGACCAACGACAACGACCACATGATCTCGATCGAGAGCATCGTGGCCACCGACCAGTCGGACATCCTGTACGGCGACGACAGCGGCAATGTCATCTACGCCCTTGGGGGGAACGACCGGCTGGTGGGCCTGGGCGGCGACGACAGGCTCTACGGCGGCTCCGGCGCCGACCTGTTCGCTTTCGACAGCGGGTCGGGCCGCGACCTGGTCGTGGACTTCCAGCCGGCGGGCGCTGGTCACGACGTCATCGCCATCGAACGCGACGCCAATCACTCGGGCGTCACGGATTTCGCGACGCTGATGGCCCGCGCTCAGGAACAGGCGGCCGGAGTCTTTCTGGACCTGGGCGGCGGCAACGGCGTCACCTTGCTGGATGTCCACGTGGCCGACCTAACCAGCGACCTGTTCACCTTCTACTGATCGCCGCCTGCTGATCGCTGATGGGCTGGCGGGATATCATTGTCGCGTCTCGGCCGAACTCGCGCCGGGCCGCCGCGTTGTGCTCGCATGCCCCATCGCCCTCGCATCGGCTGCTCCGGCTGGACCTATGACGACTGGAGGGGACCGTTCTATCCCGAGACGGTGAAGCTGAAGGATCGGCTGACCTACTACGCCAGCCGCTTCGACACGACGGAGATCAACGGCAGCTTCTATCGTCTGCCCAGCGAAAAGGCCGTCGCCGCCTGGGCCGAGCAGGTCCCCGACGGCTTCTGCTTTGCCTGGAAAGTCTCGCGCTACATCACCCACAACAAGAAGCTGAAGGATTGCCAGGACAGCGTCGACCTGGTCTTCGACCGGATGAAGCCCCTGGGCGGCAAGCGCGGACCCGCCCTGGTGCAGCTGCCGCCCATGCTCCACCGCGACGACGAGCGGCTGAAGCGGTTCCTGGGCTGGCTGCCGAAAGGCTGGCGGACCACGGTCGAGTTCCGTCACGCCAGCTGGTACGAGGACGCGGTCTTCGACATCCTGCGCGACCACGGCGTCGCCTTCTGCGTCTCGGACCACCACGACGCCCCCTCGCCCTGGCTGGCCACCGCCGACTTCGCCTATGTGCGGGGCCACGGGCCGGGCGGCCACTATCACGGCCGGTATTCCGACGCCGAACTGCAGGCTTGGGCCGAGCATCTCGCGACCTGGCGCGCCGAGGGCCTGGACACGTTCAGCTACTTCGACAACGACGTGAAGAGCGCCGCGCCGCAGGACGCGGACAAGCTGATCGCGCTGCTGGACTGATCGTCGCGTCGATCCCCGTTCCCTTTCCCGAAGAACCGCATTATAGCTCCAGGCTGAACATCCCGCCCGGCCGCAAGGTCGGGCGCCGTCATTTCTGGAGGACCGCATGTCCGACATCCTGATGCCCAAGGCGACGGCCGTCTGGCTCGTGGACAACACGTCGCTGAGCTTTGAGCAGATCGCCGATTTCTGCGGCCTGCACCCCCTGGAAGTCCGCGGCATCGCCGACGGTGAAGTGGCGCGCGACATCCGCGGCGCCGACCCGATCGGCAACGGCCAGCTGACCCGCGAGGAGTTGGATCGCGCCCAGGCCAATCCGGACTACCGGATGAAGGCCCAGGTCAGCCGCCACGCCGAACTGCTGAAGCCGCAGAAGAAGGCTCCGCGCTACACCCCGGTGTCGCGCCGCCAGGACCGTCCGGACGCCATCGCCTGGTTCCTGCGCCACCACCCCGAAGTGACCGACGCGCAGATCTCCAAGCTGCTGGGCACCACCAAGTCGACCATCGAGCAGGTCCGCGCCCGCACGCACTGGAACGCGGCCAATATCAAGCCGGTCGATCCGGTGACCCTGGGCCTGGTCGGCCAGCTGGAGCTGGACGCCCTGGTCAAGAAGGCCGCCGAGAAGAAGGCCAAGGACGACCTGAAGAAGGGCATCCTGCCGGAAGACCCGACCCTGCGCCCCGCTTCGGAAACCAGCGCCCTGCCGGAAGACCACGAGGACGAAGAGGCCGCGATCCGCGCCGCGCGTATCGAGCCCAAGGCCGAGGACGTGTTCGGCAAGTCGACCTACGTCCCGGACGAGGACGAAGACGACGAGGACTAGGGCCTCACGGTCAAGCAAAAGGCCCGCTCCGTCTGCACGGCGCGGGCCTTTCTGTTTTCGGCCTCCTCAGGCGGCCACCGCGGCTTCAGGCGCGCGACGGCCAGAGGGGGCTAGTGAAGTCGGGCCCTGAGGCCTTCGATCTCCTCCTTGAGCCTGAGCTTCTGCCGCTTCAGCTCCCGGAGACGGGTGCTGTCGCTGACGGGTCGACTGGTCTCCTCCTGGATCGTGCGGTCGAGGCTCTCGTGACGGGACCCTAGCTCGCGGATACGGGATTCGATGGCCATGGCTGTCGGCTCCTTGCTGGTGGAGAGGCAAGTCAACACCCGCTGGCCGAAGCTGTCAGATCACATATGATTGCAATCGGCGGCGCTTGACCTGGCGCAGCTTGCTCCCAGGACGGACGAAAATTCACCATGTCGGACCCGCTGGCCAGCCCCCAAGCCCCCTCGGAAAAGCCTCGTCTGGTCGTCGGAATCTCAGGCGCTTCGGGGGTTATCTACGGTCTTCGGGCCCTGGACGCCTGCCGCGAGCTGGGCGTGGAGAGCCACCTCGTCCTGACCAAGTCGGCGGTCCTGACCCTGTCGCAGGAAACCGGATTTTCCGTCGGCGAGGTCAATGAAAAGGCGGACGTTGTCCATCGCGTAGGCGACATTGGGGCGGCGATCGCGTCTGGCTCATATCGCACATTGGGAATGATCATCGCCCCCTGCTCGGTGCGGACGATGAGCGAGATCGCCACGGGCGTCACGGCCTCGCTGCTGACCCGCGCCGCCGACGTGACCCTGAAGGAGCGCCGTCCGCTGGTGCTGATGGTGCGCGAGACGCCGCTGCACCTGGGTCACCTGCGCACCATGACCAAGCTGGCCGAGATGGGTGCGGTGATCGCTCCGCCGCTTCCGGCGTTCTACGCCAAGCCGCGGTCGATCGCCGAGATGGTCGACCAGTCGGTGGGCCGCGCGCTCGACCTGTTCGGCCTCTCCTGGCGGCCGGTCCGGCGCTGGGGCGAGGACCTGGCGACCATCACTGGAGAGGCCTGAAAGGGCCTTGGGGGGTTAACGACGATGCGGCTTTGGCAATGGGCGCTGGAGGTCTATGTGCGACCGTCTGTCGCAGAGGCGTGCCTGTCGCTGCAGGACGGACACGGCCAGAACGTGCCCTACCTGTTGTGGGCCGCCTGGCGCGCCAGCGAAGGCCGCGCGGCCGACGTCAAGGCCGCCGCCCAGTTGGTCCGGCGGTGGGACGCCGAGGTCGGCTCGCCCCTGCGCGCCATCCGCCGCGCGATCAAGCCGGCCTGGCCGGGGATCGACGACGGCGCTCGCGAGGACTTCCGCAATGCGGTCAAGGACATCGAGCTGCACGGCGAGAAGGTGCTGATGGAAAGCCTGGAAGCCCTCAGCGGCGAGCCCGGACCGGCTCTGGACGTGTTCGACACGCTGCTGGAAGCCGCCCGGGCGTCGGGCGACCCGCCGCGCGACGGCGCCCTGCGGGCCCTTTCCGACGCGCTGGGCGGGCCGGCGGCGTGAGGCCCTTTACCCGCTGTCAGGCTTTGCTATCTATCACCGCCGCGAACACGCGCCCGAGACCTGGCATGGAGGAGCGTCCATGAACGACGACGATCCTTCCGACGATTCCGACGTCGCCATCGAACGACGCCTGGCCATCCTGCGCGAGGAGCACCAGGACCTGTCGGATTCGATCGAGGCTCTGGAAGAACGCCCCCAACCCGACATGCTCCAGATCGCCCGCCTCAAGCGCCGCAAGCTGGCCCTGAAGGACGAGATCGTGCGGCTGGAAGACCAGCTCATGCCGGACATCATCGCCTAAGCCATTACCTCGGCCAACCACCGCCGCAGGGCGCTGACCGCCTGGCCGTCGCGCGCGGCGGGCGGATAGACCAGCTCGAACCGCCGCCCGGCCAGCACCGGCCCGAACGGCTGGACCAGCAGGCCGGCGGCCAGCTCCTCGGCCACCAGCGTCAGGCTGGTCAGCACGACGCCCTGCCCCGCCGCGGCCGCCTGGATGGCGTGACTGTCGTCGGTGAAGCGCGGCCCCGCCTCGACGTCCAGATCCGTCCTTCCCGCCTGCCGGGCCCATAGCCGCCAGGTTGGGGCGTCGGCGCCCGGATGACGCCATTCGGCATGGATCAGGGTCTGGGCGGCCAGACCCCCGGGCTCGGCCAGGCCAAGGCGGGGACTGCACACCGGGGCGAAGCGGTCGTCGACCAGGGGTTCGGAGACCAGGCCGGGCCAGGGTCCCAGGCCATAGCGCACGGCCGCGTCGGCCTCGCCCGCCCGCAGGTCGACCGGATCGTCGGTGGCCAACAGGCGCAGGTCCAGATCGGGATTGGCGGCGCGGAACGCCTCCACCCGGCCGGCTAGGCGTCGAGCGGCGAAGGCCATGGTCGTCGACAGGGTCACCACCCGACGACCGCTCTCCACGCGAAGATTGGCGACCGTCCGTTCAAAGGCGTCCAGGCCGTCCATGAGGACCGGGAAAAGACGCGCCCCGGCGGCCGTCAGGCTGACGCTGCGAACGCCGCGCACGAACAGCGGCTGGCCCAGGTGCGCTTCCAGCTGCCGCACCTGGTGGCTGACCGCCGTGGGCGTGACCGCGAGCTCCTCGGCCGCCAGGCGAAAACTGAGCCGGCGCGCGGCGGCCTCGAAGGCGCGCAGGGCCGAGAGCGGCGGCAGGCGGCGCATGAATGATCTCACCTCATCTGTCGCCTGTGGATTTCGCGTTTGTGACGGCACGTCAAGAGCGCGATTCACGTCTAGACGCCGACCGGATGAGATCAGTTCATCCAAAGCCTCGGAGATCTCGCATGACCACCCTGCTCCACATCGACTCCAGCGCCCGCGCCGGACTGTCCGGCCGCGACGCCCGCGGCTCGCACAGCCGTCGCCTGACCGCGCGCTTCGTCGACCGCTGGCGGGCCGCGCATCCCGCCGATCCGGTGATCTATCGCGACGTCGGCGCCGCCCCGCCCTCGCCGGTGACCGGTGACTGGATCCACGCCGCCTTCACCCCGCCCGAGCGCCGCGAAGCCTGGATGGCCACGGCCCTGGCCGAAAGCGACCGCCTGGTCGACGAAGTGCTGGCCGCCGACGTGATCGTGCTGGGCGCGCCGATGTACAATTTCGGTCCGCCCGCCCAGCTGAAGGCTTGGCTCGACAACATCGTCCGGGTCGGCCGCACCTTCGGCTTCGACCGGGCGCGGGCGGGCGAGCCCTACTGGCCGATGCTGGACACGGCGGGCAAGACGCTGGTGATCCTGTCCTCGCGCGGCGACCACGGCTACGCCCCCGGCGGGCGGCTGGCCCACGCCAACCATCTGGAGCCCGCCCTGCGCACCCCGTTCGGCTATCTGGGCGTCACCGACGTCCACGAGGTCGCCATCGAGTACGACGAGTTCGCCGACGCCCGCCTGGCCGCCTCGATCGTCGCGGCCGAAGCGCGGGTCGACGACCTGGTGGAGACGTTGCTGGCCGCCAGGTCCGAGGCGGCGGCGGCGTAGAGCATCGCGCGGAAAGGTGGGTCCGGTTTTCCGCAGAAGCGATGCGAAGACAAAACCTAGAGCGCCACCTCGACGCTCGCCTCGTGCGCCACCGGGAAGTTCAGCGAATTGGCCACGAAGCACTTGGCGTTGGCCTCGTGATGCAGGGCCAGGGCCTTGGCCGGGTCCGAGCCCGCCGCGATCGTCACGTGGGGGCGCAAGGTCGCGCCCTCGAAGCGGCCGCCGCCGGTCTCGTCCTCGACCATCACCGCCGTGGCTTCGTCGCGATAGGCGGTGACCACCACGCCGTTCACGGCGCACAGGTGCAGGTACCACAGCTGGTGGCACGAACTGATCGAGGCCAGCAGCAGCTCCTCGGGGTTCCAGCGCGCCGGATCCCCCCGGAAGCTGGGATCGGACGAGCCGAGAAGCGCCGGCTTGCCCTCGGCGGCGACCTCGTAGGCCCGCTCGTAGGACCGGTAGCTGGCCGTGCCCTCGCCGGCGTTTCCCGTCCAGGTCAGGGTCGTGGCGTAGCGGTGCGACTTGGACATGGGCGGGCTCCTCTTTTGCGAGGGAGATAGCGCGCTCCCGCCCCGCCGAAAACCTCGTCCTTCGACAAGCTCAGGATGAGGTTTTCGACTGTCCGGGAAATTGGTCTTATCCTGAGCCCGCCGAAGGGCGAGACCACGCGAGGCGTCTGAACGCCGATGCGCCCTCACGCTTCCCTGCGGACCCGCTTCTTCAGGAACATCGCCGCGTCGGCCTCGGCCAGGGCGACTTCGGGGTCGGCGCCCGGCTCGATCTCGCGCGCGCCCCACGAGATGCGCAGCGGCACGGACCACTCGCCCACC
It encodes:
- a CDS encoding DUF1013 domain-containing protein: MSDILMPKATAVWLVDNTSLSFEQIADFCGLHPLEVRGIADGEVARDIRGADPIGNGQLTREELDRAQANPDYRMKAQVSRHAELLKPQKKAPRYTPVSRRQDRPDAIAWFLRHHPEVTDAQISKLLGTTKSTIEQVRARTHWNAANIKPVDPVTLGLVGQLELDALVKKAAEKKAKDDLKKGILPEDPTLRPASETSALPEDHEDEEAAIRAARIEPKAEDVFGKSTYVPDEDEDDED
- a CDS encoding DUF1192 domain-containing protein, whose protein sequence is MIEEPVEPRAFRGDALNATTHEDLDTYGVAELEERIEALEAEIARTRAQLSKKKAGRDAANALFGRLD
- a CDS encoding OsmC family protein, producing MSKSHRYATTLTWTGNAGEGTASYRSYERAYEVAAEGKPALLGSSDPSFRGDPARWNPEELLLASISSCHQLWYLHLCAVNGVVVTAYRDEATAVMVEDETGGGRFEGATLRPHVTIAAGSDPAKALALHHEANAKCFVANSLNFPVAHEASVEVAL
- a CDS encoding M10 family metallopeptidase C-terminal domain-containing protein, with protein sequence MENAEQRGGVAANGKPSLTIEEAGLHLVRGEPGWSAALGQAATVSYAFRSTAPATMPEDTGGFSRFNAAQIAQTELALASWSDVANITFVRTGSGSSGEQAYSNSASILFANYATGAEGAAAFGNYPGNTSFASASGDVWVNSTLGYNAHPVQGGYGGLVLVHEIGHAIGLAHPGDYNAEDGVTITYAANAEYYEDSLQFTVMSYFDEDETGANFHGAYAAAPMLDDISAAQQEYGANITTRTGDTVYGFGSTAGRPWFAATVSDSTLIFAVWDAGGVDTFNFSGYSTGQVIDLQPGHFSSVGGLIGNVAIALNVGIENALGGSGVDTITGNALANRLEGLAGGDALYGLAGDDVLFGGDSQDQLYGGDGNDHLYGGAGGDFIDGGTGYDLARYDDAAAAVTVNLSTGAGANGAIGDTYISIEGVIGSNFSDVLVGDAGDNVLYGQAGDDALFAGAGRNSLYGGAGGDHLYSGSGADLMDGGDGYDLVRYDAAASGVSVDLSAQRGLAGEAAGDAYVSIEGVIGSTFADIVTGDAAANVIYGLASDDVLYGLGGADQLFGGDGNDFLYGGFGADLLDGGAGYDLARFDSAGPAFIIVDLKNGVTNDNDHMISIESIVATDQSDILYGDDSGNVIYALGGNDRLVGLGGDDRLYGGSGADLFAFDSGSGRDLVVDFQPAGAGHDVIAIERDANHSGVTDFATLMARAQEQAAGVFLDLGGGNGVTLLDVHVADLTSDLFTFY
- a CDS encoding YdcH family protein; this encodes MAIESRIRELGSRHESLDRTIQEETSRPVSDSTRLRELKRQKLRLKEEIEGLRARLH
- the rpmE gene encoding 50S ribosomal protein L31, with amino-acid sequence MKQDIHPDYHFITVTLTDGTTYQTRSTYGKEGATLALDIDPRVHPAWTGGNSQMLDRGGRVSRFNAKFAGFTAKK
- a CDS encoding UbiX family flavin prenyltransferase; translated protein: MSDPLASPQAPSEKPRLVVGISGASGVIYGLRALDACRELGVESHLVLTKSAVLTLSQETGFSVGEVNEKADVVHRVGDIGAAIASGSYRTLGMIIAPCSVRTMSEIATGVTASLLTRAADVTLKERRPLVLMVRETPLHLGHLRTMTKLAEMGAVIAPPLPAFYAKPRSIAEMVDQSVGRALDLFGLSWRPVRRWGEDLATITGEA
- a CDS encoding LysR substrate-binding domain-containing protein translates to MRRLPPLSALRAFEAAARRLSFRLAAEELAVTPTAVSHQVRQLEAHLGQPLFVRGVRSVSLTAAGARLFPVLMDGLDAFERTVANLRVESGRRVVTLSTTMAFAARRLAGRVEAFRAANPDLDLRLLATDDPVDLRAGEADAAVRYGLGPWPGLVSEPLVDDRFAPVCSPRLGLAEPGGLAAQTLIHAEWRHPGADAPTWRLWARQAGRTDLDVEAGPRFTDDSHAIQAAAAGQGVVLTSLTLVAEELAAGLLVQPFGPVLAGRRFELVYPPAARDGQAVSALRRWLAEVMA
- a CDS encoding NAD(P)H-quinone oxidoreductase, with protein sequence MSDTMTAIAVEGGKGAADALRPGIVERPRPGPGQILIRVRAAGVNRPDLLQRLGFYPPPPGAPATLGLEVAGEVVTGAGRWKAGDKVCALLGGGGYAQYAVVDARHALPIPDGFDFAHAAALPETVFTVFANVFEHGALKVGETLLIHGGTSGIGTTAIAMAKAHGARVIATGRGADKKAQALALGADIAVDAKAEDFAEVARAAGGVDVVLDMVGASYLDRNLEALNTGGRIVYIAALAGPVLEVPVMKIMQKRAVITGSTLRPRSADEKARLAAEIERVVWPWIAAGKLAPVIDATFPLEEAAAAHAHLEAGEHVGKVVLLT
- a CDS encoding DUF72 domain-containing protein, producing the protein MPHRPRIGCSGWTYDDWRGPFYPETVKLKDRLTYYASRFDTTEINGSFYRLPSEKAVAAWAEQVPDGFCFAWKVSRYITHNKKLKDCQDSVDLVFDRMKPLGGKRGPALVQLPPMLHRDDERLKRFLGWLPKGWRTTVEFRHASWYEDAVFDILRDHGVAFCVSDHHDAPSPWLATADFAYVRGHGPGGHYHGRYSDAELQAWAEHLATWRAEGLDTFSYFDNDVKSAAPQDADKLIALLD
- a CDS encoding TIGR02444 family protein, which encodes MRLWQWALEVYVRPSVAEACLSLQDGHGQNVPYLLWAAWRASEGRAADVKAAAQLVRRWDAEVGSPLRAIRRAIKPAWPGIDDGAREDFRNAVKDIELHGEKVLMESLEALSGEPGPALDVFDTLLEAARASGDPPRDGALRALSDALGGPAA
- a CDS encoding DUF1465 family protein; this translates as MTELNVAAAPWRAGVIQDFARSELFDRTFEEGMTLVEETAAYLDGAGRHDSKILSRNAALAYASESMRLTTRLMQVASWLLVQRAVKEGEMAAEAACAENYRLGLEAGEPAAVEDLPFGLVNLLQRSERLYERVRHLDKRMYLEAAADEEAPRPVQAQFDRLSAAFGVA
- a CDS encoding FMN-dependent NADH-azoreductase, which gives rise to MTTLLHIDSSARAGLSGRDARGSHSRRLTARFVDRWRAAHPADPVIYRDVGAAPPSPVTGDWIHAAFTPPERREAWMATALAESDRLVDEVLAADVIVLGAPMYNFGPPAQLKAWLDNIVRVGRTFGFDRARAGEPYWPMLDTAGKTLVILSSRGDHGYAPGGRLAHANHLEPALRTPFGYLGVTDVHEVAIEYDEFADARLAASIVAAEARVDDLVETLLAARSEAAAA
- a CDS encoding YdcH family protein yields the protein MNDDDPSDDSDVAIERRLAILREEHQDLSDSIEALEERPQPDMLQIARLKRRKLALKDEIVRLEDQLMPDIIA